One Rhodospirillaceae bacterium genomic window, GCGTTGCCGTGGGCCCGGGGAATCAGCGAGACGGTCAGGCGCTGGGCGTTGACGATGATGCGCTCTCGGTCGTCCTGGGAACTCGAGACCTCGCGGAACGCACTCATCGAATCGTTGACCGGGTTGACCGACAGCAGACTGACCTTCACCAGTTCGATGGCGTCGAGCATGGCGCTGTCCCCGCCGGCCATCAGGTTCTTGAACACCCGCTCGATATGGGATTGCAATTGCGCCCGCTCGACGTTGAGCAGCGTGTCGAGCGTCCGCCCGGCCACGAACTTGCGCAATTCCTTGCGAACATTGTCGCCGATCACCTGCTCCGGATTCGCGACCCGATAGTAGTAGGTGTAGGGGTCCTTGACCCGATACTGCACGTTCAGCGACATCGACATGAGGTTGACGTCGCCGGTGAGATATTCGTTCGCCGTGCCGCTGGTGACGGACTTCACCACCCGCACCGGCCAGCGGTCCGCCTGCGCAAAGGGCCAGGGCGCGAGATAGTGGAGGCCGGGCGGCAGGTCGCGCCACACGACCGCGCCGAACAGCCGCCCGTAGCCGACCTCGCCGTGCCGCACGACCATGAGGCCGCTCGCCAGGAAGGCGACGGCCAGCGCGGCCAGGATGCCGGCGCCGGCCGGCGTGCGCGGGCGGAACAGGCCCCTGACGGGCTCGTTGCCCGTGAGCCGGGCCCACCAGCCCGCCAGCGGCGTCGTGACCGGGCGCAGGTTGGAAAACAGGTCCTGATAGCCGGTCTTGAACGCGCCGGCCCGGAAGCGCCAGAGCATGAGGGCGAAGAGGCCGAGCGCGCCGGCCCATTGCAGGGTCAGGAGCGCCGGCGAATCGGACGCGTCGAGATTCACCGCAAGCGACAGGCCGAAGGCGATCATCAGGAGGTCGACGGCGATACCCAACGCCAGCGTTACGGCGATCACGGAACCGACATAGACCGAGGCGAAACGCGCGCCGAACTGGCTCGCGACGATGGCGATGGTGCCGGTATTGGTCGCCGGGCCGGTCATCAGGAAGATGAGCGCAGCGCCCGGGCTGAATCCCTTGGCCACCAGGGCTGCGGCGATCGGGGTGCTGGCCGAGGCGCAGATGTACAGCGGGATCCCGACGAGGACCATGACCGGATAGGAGAGCCAGCGGGCGTATTCGTAGGCCATGAGGTCGCTGGGAATGGCGAGGTAGATGACGCCGCCCAGCAGCACGCCGACGAGCAGGGCGAAGAGAATGTCGTCCGCGACCTCGATGAAGCCGTAGCGCAGAATGTGTCTGCAGACGGTGCTGAAGGAGAGGCCGCTGAGATCGCGCCCGCCGACCGTCGGCGGCTCGGTGCGCACTTCGGGAAGCGACAGGAACTCCCGGTAGAATTCGGGCTTGATCCAGGTCATGGACCGGGCGCGCCCGACGCCCTGGTTCAACCGCGCCAGCCAGGTCACGAAGAAGGCCTTGAAGGCGGCCGGGCTGATGTAGCAGTCGTCGTCGCCCGGGATCAGCGTCTTGTGGCTGTGATCGTGCCCGTCATGGTCGTGGGAATGATCGTGGTCGTGGCCGAGGTGGTCGTGATCGTGATGGTCGTGATCGTGGCTGTCGCCGGCCGCCGGCTCGTCGGCGTCGGCGCCGCGGATCATCCCGATGCAGAAGATGCCCGCTACGACGCCGGTAATGAAGCTGATGAACGGCCGGACCACCGCAGCCACGGGGCCGAAGAACGCGTTGGTGACGAGGATCGAATCCGCGCCCGTCTCCGGCGCGGTGATCAGGAACGACATGCAGGACGAACGCGAGGCCCCCTTGCGCCGCATTTCGGCGACGACCGGGACCACGGAACAGCTGCAGAGCGGCATCGGCACGCCGATGGCGGCGCTGGACGCGACGGATTTCAGGCTGTCATGGCGCAGCCATTTCAGGACCGCGTCCCGCGAAATGAAGACGTGAATCAGCCCTGCCAGGAACAGGCCGAGCAGAAGCATCGGCCCGAGCAGCAGAAAAGAAGACCAGAGAAAATCAAGAAAAAGGATTAAGTTTTCCACCACGCTTTCCTGCGCAGTTTGCGCCCGAAAAAATGCACTATGTCGCGACAACGGGAGCGATGTCAACAATTGCCGCGCGAGGACAATTTCCGTTCTCGAAAACCGAAAAAAATTCCATTAGTTGCAGACAATAGATCGCCGGGTTGCAGAAAGTTTTTGCACTTCAGAACAGAAATTGCGTTATAATATAAAATATTAATTCTGAAAATAGGATAGTGAAGGACATTTGCGGCAGTCGGCGCGCTTGTCCGAACCGGCAGGCCGGGAGGCCCGTTCGACCGTTTCCCGCGGCCAATCTTCCGAC contains:
- a CDS encoding SO_0444 family Cu/Zn efflux transporter translates to MENLILFLDFLWSSFLLLGPMLLLGLFLAGLIHVFISRDAVLKWLRHDSLKSVASSAAIGVPMPLCSCSVVPVVAEMRRKGASRSSCMSFLITAPETGADSILVTNAFFGPVAAVVRPFISFITGVVAGIFCIGMIRGADADEPAAGDSHDHDHHDHDHLGHDHDHSHDHDGHDHSHKTLIPGDDDCYISPAAFKAFFVTWLARLNQGVGRARSMTWIKPEFYREFLSLPEVRTEPPTVGGRDLSGLSFSTVCRHILRYGFIEVADDILFALLVGVLLGGVIYLAIPSDLMAYEYARWLSYPVMVLVGIPLYICASASTPIAAALVAKGFSPGAALIFLMTGPATNTGTIAIVASQFGARFASVYVGSVIAVTLALGIAVDLLMIAFGLSLAVNLDASDSPALLTLQWAGALGLFALMLWRFRAGAFKTGYQDLFSNLRPVTTPLAGWWARLTGNEPVRGLFRPRTPAGAGILAALAVAFLASGLMVVRHGEVGYGRLFGAVVWRDLPPGLHYLAPWPFAQADRWPVRVVKSVTSGTANEYLTGDVNLMSMSLNVQYRVKDPYTYYYRVANPEQVIGDNVRKELRKFVAGRTLDTLLNVERAQLQSHIERVFKNLMAGGDSAMLDAIELVKVSLLSVNPVNDSMSAFREVSSSQDDRERIIVNAQRLTVSLIPRAHGNAVYEVQQAKGEAARRSVTSAAESKAIRDVAGAVRTAPDVLHYMLWREKLETSLAGRSKIIVPSEETLKKVAVWKSSNGAAGAGHRRLKRPGHAGKAGHKTQTTGGRP